The genomic region TCAgtgctctctgctgttcagatTCACACAAAGCAGATGGTTTTTGGGTAAAGTCTTTAAAATGAACTGACACAAACAGATTTAATTTATATTATTAGAATAATTATGAACAGTTTCCTCTTTTCCCATAAATGTGTTTGAGCATATTTATGTTTTCtactgcagcagtgcttggtttcAGAGGTTTCCTGCTATCTTATTACTGAGGTTTTTGTATTAGAAAGTCACTTTCTTTATCACCGTGCAGACTTGCTGCTCCAAAAtagtctccactgtcttctgagtgaGTCAGGTTGAGGATGTGAAGATGAGCTTTCTTCTCTCCATCTCCACTCACTTTGAAGTGGCTTTCAAAGGGAGGCTCAACTTTTGGGATTTTATAATAAATGTAGGCGACGAGCTTTAGGGCCGTGTCTCCTGGTGAGCGCTGGTACCAGAGAACCGTGTCGTAGGACGGGATCTCATGAGCCAGGGTCAGGCTGACTTCATCGCCCGGTTGACCCAAAAGTTCAGCTGGAGACTGAAAGACCTGCTTGTCTTTGCTGAGAGTAACTCCTGCAAAATTATATAAAATACTTAATGAGTGAATTTCTTTAGTTTTTCAGCAGAGTTATGTTGAGAGTCTAGAGATACCTTTAATCCAGCTGACGGTGACGATGCAGAAGAGGAGTTCAGGCTTCATGTTGAATCTCAGGAAGCGACTGGAGTCTCTGAAGGCGGTTTCTGCTCATTAGAAGGTGGAGCAGGAAAAGATGGCTGCCTTAAATACCAGAGCTCATGATTACATATTTATCCTGTTCACCCAGAGGGCTTCAGTTAGACACGTCTCTTTAGATTGTAGAGACGTCGCAGTAGCTTTAATATGATTTCAGttttaaataaacagaaaaaatcTTTATTTGTCACATTTATGAGCAGCAAACATTTAGATCTTGTTGTTAAAACTGCTCAAAATCAGCTAAAGTGCCACAAACGGCCCTCGGTGCTGCATCGTGGTTACCCTGGTTTAGATAAAGTTGGGTTCGTTCTTAAGTGGAAAACTCAAATaaaaacagaagctcactcagTAAAAGGCAAAAGAGACCCGTTAATAATATTAATTAAAGAATGTAAAGATTAACCACCACCCTGCATGTTTTACAAACTTCCTGCTCCAGAACACCCGAATCAATAGTTTAATCATCTCATCACTTCTGCAGGTTTCTAAATCACTTattatttaaatcaggtgtgttggaggaaGGAAATGGCTCAGACGTGTAGGATGGCagtcctcgaggactggagttggtggCTCCTGCTCCAGAGAATGATGCATAAACGTGTGTGAGCGGCGCCTGCACCCCAAAGTCTGCTGTGTTTAAGTCGAACTCGGAGCTCAAAACACAACCAAGCAGCCAGTCAGCAGGAAGGTGGTTTTTGTGAGGAGCAGGTGGGTGTTTGGTGTACTGTGCTTTTCTAGCAGCACAGAAATATGTTGCTGTGTGTTCCTGTGGGCTCAGATTCTTAATGAAAAGTGAACCGCTTCTGTTTTTGTTTCCACTCAAATCACCGGCTAAGCTGAAGCGACTCTTTCTAAACGTCTCCTCCACGCTGTCATTTCTAAATTCTGAGTATCCGTATCCGATCAGCTTCAGAGCCAAGTCTCCAGCCAGCCACTGGTACCACAGCATCACCCTGTAGTCGATGTGTCCGTGACTGCACACCAGCTGCACGTCTTCTCCCACTTTTCTGATGAGAGCAGAAGGAGTTTGGTGGATCTGAACCTCTAATGAAAATCCTCCTGTCAGGGGCACAGACGACTTAGTACAGGACATCAGTTCAACACGTTGTTATTCCCAAAAGCATTTAATACCTgtgaggaaacagcagaggagaaATCTAATCATTATGAAGAGAAAAGACAAGTTAGAGCAACATCTGCTGCAGGAACTGAGTCTCGGCTGGTAGTGGTTCTCTGTGATGAAGGCTGCGGAGGGGAGTGGCTTCCTGTTGGAAACTAGACCTTTGGTTTGTCTTTTGAGTCTCCTCTAATTGTATTTAAGTATTTTAGTATAAATTAGGTTTCATTTCAGTTAAGTTTAAATTCAGTCAGCTTTAAGGACTAAAGTGTCCCGCAGGAAGTGGTTGAGCTGCAGTTTAGAGGGATAAAACTGAAGGACGAAATCTCATTTCTGTAAACATAAAGTTATCATCTTAAATATGGAACTGAGTTTTAGATGGAAGTCTCCGCAAAACTAACACCTGGTCTGCAGAGAAATCCAAAAACTTAAAATATATGAAGGAAGTGCATTAGGAAGCAGAATTTGTAATATAGTGAATAGTTTTTTTCTTGAAAGCAGAAAATGTCACGATcttcccctgccctcctgactgtgtttctctcctgccctgattagtccgtattgttctcacctgtccctccttaacctgcccatgtttccctaattagccctctgtatttatgccacctgttttgcccctgtccttttgtcagatcattgttgtttgttggtgttgttCCTGTTCGTCCCATCctgcccatcctgccattaaaccattttttttactttatccgaagcctgcatttttacctcctgctcagctcatccacacatggtccgccgtctccaccttgtTCAACGTGACAGAAAATGACACAAAATATCAACTACCAACTAGAAAAAAAGCTGGACATTTAAATAAAACTCTAAAGCTTTAGGTTGGAGCTGCTTtacatattttattattttagtatTGTCTGTATTTTTCCTgttaaagaataaaaaaatgtacatttttctGACAGCGAACCAAAACAACCACACAAACAGGTGTTTGACATCAGTTTAGTTTCTTTATGGATTGAAAACCACAGATTGTGATAAATTGTCTTTGGTTTTTGTAAAGATGAAAGAGGAGTTTTCTCGTTGTGCTTCTCGTGCTGCACAATAATAAACTGCACTGTGTTTTTGTTCTGCAGCATTAATTATTAGAGAGGCGTTCTTTGCTGTGTTCCCACTCAGATCTCCAGAAATGTTGAAATCAGTTTTATATTCCAAGGTCACAGCTTTGTTGTATATACATCCAACCAGGTTCATGGCTGTGTCTCCAGGTGACCTCTGGTACCAGAGCATTATCCAGAAGTCGGTTTTATCATGAGAGCAGAAAATCTCCACCTTTTTTCCAGGTTTGGTGATGAGATCAGAGTGAGACTGACGAACCTCAAGACACAGACTAATACCTGGAACATAAAGGGAAGAGAACATCAGATTACACTGATACATTAGAATGCAATGATGCCTTTAACGATTATTCACCTGGCAGGTAAAAGAGGAGGAGATAATGAAACATGTTGTCTTTTCTCTGTATTTATTTAAATCTTCAGCCTAAATTAAAATGCAGAAGTTTGCCGCTCATTGAAGATCAGTGTTTCAGAATGAGAATCAAATGATCATCTAACGAAACCCTCAAGGTGCAGCAGGAAGAGTAGACGACTGGGAGGGAGGAGTTGCTGGTGAAAAGAGGAGTGACTTTGCTGGTTTTACACCAATAAAATGTTAATGCATGttataacgtccagcaatggtcagttttcacctacatattgacctacatgccaccggtcatctgcagacataaattccattctctaaggtggattttacattctatcttccaacaaagaagattctgcagctctgaacacatgataacatgttgtcaacaaactgttcccatttcaaggcctaagcttccctcatcacttctacaggattcctcatgcctctgaataaagtgaacattttcagctcatatgagttaattaatcatgaaatgaaatgaacaatatggtaacatgaaatgttttgattaatctgtgcctaagttaataaggttgaaatgaattttaatttttaatattacaatgaaacattttgatgttatgatcagtaatgtttggtttaacaagtgaatcattatctacgctcagacacaaggttcattagagataaattaaagttaacgtcactgcacatagatattttcttacccacaaatcagagcatcctgtatctgagaagGCGTGATGATCTGAGGTTTGTCAACAcgtcttaacatggcacgtcccgattggccaagtaaatcataataagagaatattaaaacaggatcacttaCGGAGTGATTCGAGCATTCTGTTAGTTTGAgtagaactccggactggccaccggaggaaactCTGTAACCACAGCATCTCCTGACAAGCTTTCGAAAAGCTAAAAGctacctacagctgacacagcaaaacggttccttcagctattcagtaacagctgctctagacgcaaactagtccctacctgtgtgcctggcaacaTCTCTGGAACGGagaagtcggtgctgcggttaatctactgaacctcggtgcccagaggtcatccgacctccctgacctccggatccgcgaagagggtctccaaagaaagggtgaggtagacacagcaagaTTGCGCCTGATgctgttttgataagaaccaacttcatagtttaatgtaaaccaaattcttttcacacccagaactcatttcttctatacaaggttctgataaacacacatcattcgatcaccatacatcacatcccatccacttagattcatccttcacagtagtcttagttaacttgtcatgtttttaattgtttagaaaataaattcttactttttataaacctgactctgtctgaattgagacgaagtgtgttgATCCCTGAAAACGCAAAGAATCCTagactcttctgattaaacaatgtttttgttttatttcctgAGAATTTCATTATATCAACTGGGAATCCTAGGAAAAGTCACTCAGAAAACCCTGCACAACCATCTCCTGTCCTGGAGGgggtcacccaataggacagCAGGAGGGCTTAAGGATTCAAAACCTGGATAGAGGGCAGGTTGGACCTAGTGATCATCTCTGCAATGTTTCTTTGACCGTTGAGCCAAACCAGCCTGGAGCAGACTGAGAAGACAGACTGGATTATGGCCACGTTAACGTTTACCTGCAGCAGGTTTACCCTCTCCGGCTCAAATTAaactttgataaaaggacaaacacctaagtccttcagggtacttctgagttaaaaacatTCTCATGAAGTACGTATGTGGCGCAACCAGGTAGATAGGTTTTAACGTTACAAATCTACAACGCCTGCCCCCAGAGGGTTAAACTTCTTGAGATGCTGCAGGAAGAACATCCTCAGCTGGACATATATGTTGGCCTAAATGAGTCCACCGTATAAATGATGTGGATGGTgatggggtcaaaggtcagaggaCTCATGCTGATGTCCACAGTGATCTCTAGAGTTTTAATTGGGTTGAGCTCAAGTATGTTCTGACCAGTGGACCAGCTGTTCCTCCTCTCATCTGTTTGCAGACTCTTTAATCCCAGATGAGACGATAACTGGGTGTGGTTTCAAACACAAAGAGAGAACAGCAGAGGGCATATCACACGTCCCTGAGGGACACCAGTGTTGATGGTCAAGGTCCATGTCTTGGATGTTGTTCTGCCTGATGCTTCCTTTCTGTAAGAAGCTCTGTGACCCACTGACAGGTGGAGGCTGGAATGGTTTTGACGAGGATGATGGAGTTAAATGGTGACATGAAGTCTTTAAGCAGGATCCTAGCAAATGTCCCTGAAAGGTTCAGATGTTTTAGGATGTAACGCAGCTCTAAGTTGACTCCATCCTTCATTCATTTGTTGTTTCTGTATGTAAACTGGTCCAGCAGGCGTCCTGAGATGGTCTTCAGGCAGTTAAACATGTCCATCAACTTCAGGATGACAGCTCTATGGTCACTGGCTGACCTCAGTGCTGTTGTGGAAGGCGATGGGGTCAAAGGTGAGGTGGCTCCACAACTGAGTACAGCAGATGAAAACTGTTTGTTAGCTCATTTTAGACGTGcaagagaaagaaaaagacaCAAGCAGGTGCTCAAGAGCCAGATTGAAAACcacaattattaaaaaaaatgttcgAGTTCTTGTAACGATCAGAAGGAGCTTCTGTCATTGTGCTTTGCTTGCTGCACAGAAGTAAACAGCAGTTTGTACAGATCTGGCTGTGTTAATATGCAGAGATCCATTCTTTGTTGCATCTCCAGTAAGGTCAAAGCCATCCTTATACTGGTCCTCCATTGTGACAGCTTTGTAGAGCAGATATCCGATGAGCTTCATAGCTGTGTCTCCAGGTGTCCTCTGGTACCAGAGCATCAGTGTGTGGTCGGTTTTATCGTGTGTGCAGAAAATCTGAACATTTTTTCCAGGGATGGTGATGACATCTGAATGGGACTGGCGGACCTCAAGACCCAGACTAATACCTGGAACAAGACAGGAAGAGAACTATGAGCAAGGCAATTGTGACTTCAGAAGAGTTTACATCCATACTAATAATCACCTGGCAGGTAGCAGAAAATGAAAAGCAACATAATTTTGTCTTTTATAgcatatgtttaaatcttcagcttaaaataaatacatgaagtTTGTAGCTCAGTGTCATCACCCAGAAAGAGAATCGACCGCTGGGTCAGGGGATATGAAACAGAACAGGAAGTGATGAAAAAACTCATGTGGCAGGAAGTGTAGGTTCCTGGGAGGAGGTGTTGATGGAAAATGAAGTGATTACTTGTTTTTTACTTGTTCTATCACCAGTTAATCAAGCttgcatgtttttgtttattacctgtgttacagctgttgctgttttgtCCCAGAAAGCTGACTCTGCAGGACAATCAGCAGCAacctcctcctacctgcacagctgcactcacttagGCTGATCACCTCCAGAGCAGCATAAAAAGGAGAGCTGCCAGGAGAAaggagagactggatctgtgccagttctctcatgtgctccaattgtttgtgttttaatgccTCTTAAATGTGTTTTAGTTGTTTAAGCTTGGTGAAGCTTAAcaacttttagaggtttttaacagatgagggaccagagtgctggcttcctattggctcccaaacttgtgtttaagtcagtgTACTTTGTTTAGGGAAGGTTTGGGAGCAttcggatgtctgttttaaacgaaaccccttggccattttaacagtatgatttaagtacttttagatttggagctttttgtcattttaaattccttttaataaaatcattgtttactattttaacacctgaaacacatgcctctgtgttactccctgTCCTTCTCCTTATCCATCATTAGAGGACGTAACAACCTGTGTGTGAAAGCCTGCAGCATACAGGAATGATGAAAACCATGAAAACAagcaaactccacacagaaaatTACTATTATGTTAACAGTACTAACCACTACCCAATCCAGATTAAAGCTGTACATTCATCAATTATATAAATGCACATGAAAAACCCACAGCAGCAGGTGTCTGAACTACAGAATATCAGAAAATGGTTCTGGTAACGATCAGAAGGAGCTTCTGTCATTGTGCTCTGCTTGCTGCACAGAAGTAAACAGCACTTTGTCCAGGTTTTACATGTTTAATGAGCAGAGATCCATTCTTTGTCGCATCTCCGCCTAAATCCCCGGTAAGGTCAAACCCATCCTTATACTGGTCCTCCATTGAGACAGCTTTGTGGTACAGATATCCGATGAGCTTCAAAGCTGTGTCTCCAGGTGACCTCTGGTACCAGAGCATCAGTCTGAAGTCGGTTTTATCGTGTGTGCAGAAAACCTGAACTTTGCCATCAGGATTAGTGAAGAGATCAGAGGGAGACTGGCGGACCTCAAGACCCAGACTAATACCTGGAACAAGAAAGGCAAACTGTGACAGAAATCCGTCTAAAAGGTTAAACTGTACTAGTTAACTGAAGCCAGGTTACCTGAGACAAAACACAAAAGCAGCAAAGTAATCATGTTGACTTTACTCCCATTACCTTTACTAACACTAGTGAAAATCCAACCGTGTCATGAGCTGCTGCTAAGCTGACTGAGCTTTGGGAAGACAGTGGATGCTGAGTGAGATGATGGGCGGGGCTTATTCTAGCTCTGATTTAAAACTACTGACAGAATCTGATCCTGGGTTTTTGTATGAAGAACGCAACTCTGCTGTCGATGTGCATCGCTCGCTGCACAGTAGTACACCGCTGAGTGTTCAGCCTTCAGGTCGCTGATGAACAGAGACACATTCTTTGCTGTCTCTCCACTCAAATCTCCAGAGAAACTGAAATGTCGCTCAAAGTCCTTTTCATGTTCTGCACGGCTGTAGGACTCATGTCCGATCTGCTTCAGAGCTCTGCCTCCAGCAGATCTCTGGTACCACTGCATTAAGGTGTAGTCAATCCTCCCATGGCTGCAGACCAGCTGGAGAGCTGCAGAGAAAGTGGCAGTCAGTTGTTTTCACAAAGGAACTCAACTCAAGGGGTTGTTGAGATGTTTCTCTGTCCTCCTCTTGAGGGACTGATTTAAAGAAGATGAAGATCTCCCCTAGAATCGGTCCATATCAGACAGATTAGTTCATCCATCCTCACAGTCCTCACTCTCTTCAAACACAAACCTTGTTAAAGACAACATATTCATGAGTGGATGTTCCCAGCACCCTGTCTTCATGGTCCCCCGTCTTCTCAGTGTGTTGAACTCCAGTGGTACATGTTTACTGTTGCTATAATTACAGCCTGTCATCTACATCCAGATTAGGCTTTGGTGTGGTAGTTGAGACTTTTCCTGATTTTAGGCTTTATTCcatctcttcttcctctttttcagCAGTCTGCTGGTCAACTAAAGACACCAGTTCCCCGTGACCCTCGTTAGGATAAAAACCAGTAGCGGCTGTGGAAATTCCCATTTTCCTGTTCAGTGATCAAGATTCCTCAAGTATTCACAAAATATTTTCAGAGGGAGAAAGAATGATTTTCTGGATATTTTTAACCTTAACCTCAGATTGCTCAGTATGACATGAGGACTAGCAGCAGATCTTAGTGCTGTCTACGCAACTGTAGATAAATGGGCTCCAGCGCCCTCTACTGGAAATATTACCAATCAGTTCAATAGTAAAAGCTTCAGACTGAtatatgttcttgctgtgtctagtttctaattcttTTTCTGTGTTATAAAGAAGAACTAAAAATGGATTCAGACAGATACATTAGAAGTCAGGTTTTTGTTCAGCTGTTCTCTCTTCTCACGTCACTGTGTTCAGCACACGTGTTCAGCACAGAAGTACAGCCCTCTATCATCAGGCTGCACGCTCTTCACAGTCAGATGGCAAAGGCATAGGAGTTAATTCCTTGTCTCATAACCAGAAGATGGTGGGATCCGGTCCCGCTCAATATGGTGCAGTCATTGTGCCCTTGAGCAAGAAAGCAAACTCGCCTTTActgatggtggtggtcagagggactggtagtGATCGGCAGCCTCGCTCCCGCCAGTTTGCCTAGGGCAGCTCTGGCtactttgtagctcatcaccatgagagtgtggatatgtgtgtgtgatgcatgggtgaatgactaattgtgttttTAAGGACTTTGGTTGTAGAAGCCTAGACGTTGCTATTCAAATACCACCAATATGGCGGCGCACAGGCGCAGCGGCTCTAAGCTCTCCAGTTTGGtgcttgtttttattgtttttattgttgcTATGTGCATCTATGAACTTTTGCAACGCCGTAGTCTCCTACAGTGGACAGGACTTAATTGATGTGGGTCTCAGATACAGTTTGTGTGTCTCGGATGACTATCGTCGGAAACACAACATCCAGGAGGATATAGCAAGACCGGCGGGGTCTCTGTGGATGGTCTGTCCACCCTGTGGGCGAAGAAGGAGGCGGAGGGAGAGAAAGCAAAAGAGGGGATGCAGGGCTGGCTCAGAAGCTAGGCTACGTAAACAACCGCATCGGCCAGCACTGACAAGCCTCTTTCTGTCTAACGTCAGATCCATTATCCAGAAAATAGACGAGTTGGAGCTACGGATTGCCACTATGAGTTTTGTACGAAACTGCAGCATTATCTTTATTACGGAGTCATGGCTTGGCTAAACGTGTGTTTACGTGCACAACGAGTGGTGCTGCAACAGCCCCACCATCTACACACAATGCTCTCCTGATGTGGAGTTTCTGGTGGTCTCATGCAGACCCCTTTTACATCCCGAGGGAGTTTGCAGTAGTGATTGTGGTGGCTGTATATATACCGCCGGAGGCAGACGTGAGCACGGCCCTCAGCCTCCTGCTCAATACCATAAAAAAACTACAGCTTAGGCATCCTGACGGggccttcattgttgctggagattTTAATAAAGCGTGCCTAAAAGTAGTGCTGCCCAAATTTGTCCAGTTTGTGGATTTTGCCACCAGAGGGAAAAATACCTTGGATCATGTTTATTCAAACATCAGAAGTGCCTATAGAGCAAAACCCCTCCCACATCTGGCTGGATCTGATCACCTTTGTCTGTGCCTCACTCCCACTTACGCCTCCCTGCTGAGGAAAAGTAAGCCCCAAACTAAAATAATCAAAATCTGGCCTGAAGGGGCCATCTCACAGCTACGTGACTGCTTCTCCTCAACTATTTGGGACTTGTTCTACAGCCAAAATCTACAGGAGCACACTGATACCGTACTCTCCTACATTAGGAACTGTGTGGAAAAGGTCACCATTAACAAACGGATCAGAGTGTTCCCAAACCAAAAACCCTGGATGACTAGCAAGGTGAATTCTCTCCTAAGAAGCCAGGACACTGCCTTTAAGTCGGGTGATCAGGCAGCGTATAAGGCAGCGAGGGCAGAACTAAAAAAAAGGCATCAGAGAAGGCAAAGCAGCCTGCAAGAGGAAAATTAAGGATCGCTTTGCAAACAACGATCCCAGGGCAATGTGGCAGGGAATAAGCCACATTACTAATTACAGAGGTAGGAAACAGGAAACATCAAAGGACGACAGACTGCTGGCCGAGGACTTAAACCATTTTTTGCCCGTTTTGAGACAACCAGGCCTGCGGTGGCCATACCACCCCCACCCGCCCCAGACAACGGCACACTGACTCTGCAGGAGGACCAAGTGAGACGCGTTTTAATCCCAGGAAGGCGGTTGGCACGGATGGAATCCAAGGGAAAGTTCTCAGCGCTTGTGCAGACCAACTGGCGAGGGTTTTTACTGACATCTTCAATAGGTCCTTGTCACTATGCATCGTTCCTCCCTGCCTCAAAACCTCCACTATCATTCCCATTGCTAAGATGACAGCAGTGGACACTCTGAACGACTACAGGCCGATCGCACTCACTCCTATTGTGATGAAGTGCTTTGAAAAACTGGTCTGCCCGCACATCAGGGGTAGTTTGCCACCTACCCTAGATCCACATCAGTTCTCCTACAGGGCTAATCGATCTACAGATGATGCTATCAACATAGCACTTCACACTGCACTGGACCATCTGGAGAACCAGGGAAGCTATGTGAGAATGCTTTTCTTAGACTTCAGCTCAGCATTTAACCACATCATTCTGGAGTTCCTGGTCCAAAAATTGGCTTATTTGGGATTTTCCAACAGAATCTGCCGCTGGATCAAGGATTTTCTCACAGACCGCAGTCTGTCAGACTTGGCCCTCATCAGTCCAGCAACATCACCCTCAGTACTGGTTCTCCTCAGGGATGTGTACTGAGTCCTCTTCTGTTCACACTTTATACATGGGACTGTGCTCTGATCCATCTCTCTAATACCTTCataaagtttgcggacgacaccaccgtgGTTGGGCTCATCTCTGGAGGGGATGAGTCAAACTACAGAGATGAAGTCAACAGACTGACTACCTGGTGTTCAGTAAATAACCTCCTTTTGAACACCAAGAAAACCAAAAAGCTCATCCTGGATTTCAGAAGGAACAAAGCTGATCCAGACCCTCTCTACATCCAGGGGGACTGTGTGGAAAGAGTTC from Nothobranchius furzeri strain GRZ-AD chromosome 18, NfurGRZ-RIMD1, whole genome shotgun sequence harbors:
- the LOC107392027 gene encoding uncharacterized protein, encoding MFHYLLLFYLPGISLCLEVRQSHSDLITKPGKKVEIFCSHDKTDFWIMLWYQRSPGDTAMNLVGCIYNKAVTLEYKTDFNISGDLSGNTAKNASLIINAAEQKHSGDGGPCVDELSRRKPLPSAAFITENHYQPRLSSCSRCCSNLSFLFIMIRFLLCCFLTGGFSLEVQIHQTPSALIRKVGEDVQLVCSHGHIDYRVMLWYQWLAGDLALKLIGYGYSEFRNDSVEETFRKSRFSLAGDLSGNKNRSGSLFIKNLSPQEHTATYFCAARKAQYTKHPPAPHKNHLPADWLLGCVLSSEFDLNTADFGVQAPLTHVYASFSGAGATNSSPRGLPSYTSEPFPSSNTPDLNNK